Proteins encoded in a region of the Phaenicophaeus curvirostris isolate KB17595 chromosome 1, BPBGC_Pcur_1.0, whole genome shotgun sequence genome:
- the PIANP gene encoding PILR alpha-associated neural protein isoform X2 — MASVISSGSKFHHLGPAPVDVLFLRVMSLFPLLPSLPPLPKLVGNFIVPVEYIRHVRSSLHKESEEDDTGSLLNKDAVASEMEPSAWMPPLLSCIHSLQLWHLVLLVSAVPPPGVWSLRSRGPAAARPLCARRSPSASRPICIWDRTSLPERDSRFASPRQRALAPRGTELRHVVRLRRQAAGARPATPSGFEDGMPSSQYPWAIVWGPTVSDEDGGDTNSANPGFPPLGYTFVSPHGMATAQPNSHSLLHNAGLNLRETPATLRPFLFGPRGEGVDPQLYVTITISIIIVLVATGIIFKFCWDRNQKRRRHSGQQSSGRQQESQQPLTDLSPTAVSILGPYGDSLAPTPEAEESRQGQEGVEKLGGHGKTMAFQLNRIPLVNL, encoded by the exons ATGGCAAGCGTTATTTCATCTGGCAGTAAGTTTCATCATCTTGGCCCAGCTCCGGTGGATGTTCTGTTCCTCAGGGTCATGagcctctttccccttcttccatcccttccccctctccccaaaCTGGTTGGCAATTTCATTGTTCCAGTGGAATATATCCGTCATGTGAGGTCATCGCTGCATAAGGAGAG TGAAGAAGATGACACAGGCTCCTTGCTGAACAAAGACGCTGTTGCATCTGAGATGGAGCCCAGTGCCTG GATGCCTCCACTCCTCTCCTGCATCCACTCCCTACAGCTTTGGCATCTTGTCCTCCTGGTCTCAGCTGTCCCTCCTCCTGGCGTCTGGTCTCTTCGCTCTCGTGGCCCAGCTGCCGCTCGACCTCTCTGTGCCCGTCGGAGCCCCTCGGCATCGCGGCCCATTTGCATCTGGGACAGGACCTCACTGCCAGAGAGGGATTCTCGTTTTGCCTCGCCACGCCAGCGGGCCCTGGCACCCCGGGGGACAGAGCTGCGGCACGTTGTGCGGCTGAGGCGCCAGGCGGCGGGGGCCCGTCCCGCCACCCCGTCTGGGTTTGAGGACGGCATGCCCTCCTCCCAGTATCCCTGGGCAATCGTCTGGGGTCCCACGGTGTCggatgaggatggaggggacaccAACTCGGCCAACCCCGGCTTTCCACCGCTGGGATACACCTTTGTCTCGCCACACGGGATGGCAACAGCTCAGCCCAACTCCCACTCGCTCCTGCACAACGCGGGGCTCAACCTGCGTGAGACACCAGCcaccctgcggcccttcttgtttGGCCCCAGGGGGGAAG GTGTGGATCCCCAGCTGTACGTCACCATCACCATCTCCATCATCATTGTCCTGGTTGCCACTGGGATCATATTCAAGTTCTG CTGGGACCGTAATCAGAAACGCCGGCGCCACTCGGGGCAGCAAAGCAGTGGGAGGCAACAGGAGAGCCAGCAGCCCCTCACAGACCTCTCCCCCACCGCCGTCAGCATCCTGGGGCCCTACGGTGACTCCCTGGCCCCCACGCCTGAGGCAGAGGAGTCCAGGCAGGGCCAGGAGGGTGTGGAGAAACTGGGAGGTCATGGGAAGACCATGGCCTTCCAGCTCAACCG AATCCCTCTGGTGAACCTGTGA
- the PIANP gene encoding PILR alpha-associated neural protein isoform X1, giving the protein MASVISSGSKFHHLGPAPVDVLFLRVMSLFPLLPSLPPLPKLVGNFIVPVEYIRHVRSSLHKESEEDDTGSLLNKDAVASEMEPSACRMPPLLSCIHSLQLWHLVLLVSAVPPPGVWSLRSRGPAAARPLCARRSPSASRPICIWDRTSLPERDSRFASPRQRALAPRGTELRHVVRLRRQAAGARPATPSGFEDGMPSSQYPWAIVWGPTVSDEDGGDTNSANPGFPPLGYTFVSPHGMATAQPNSHSLLHNAGLNLRETPATLRPFLFGPRGEGVDPQLYVTITISIIIVLVATGIIFKFCWDRNQKRRRHSGQQSSGRQQESQQPLTDLSPTAVSILGPYGDSLAPTPEAEESRQGQEGVEKLGGHGKTMAFQLNRIPLVNL; this is encoded by the exons ATGGCAAGCGTTATTTCATCTGGCAGTAAGTTTCATCATCTTGGCCCAGCTCCGGTGGATGTTCTGTTCCTCAGGGTCATGagcctctttccccttcttccatcccttccccctctccccaaaCTGGTTGGCAATTTCATTGTTCCAGTGGAATATATCCGTCATGTGAGGTCATCGCTGCATAAGGAGAG TGAAGAAGATGACACAGGCTCCTTGCTGAACAAAGACGCTGTTGCATCTGAGATGGAGCCCAGTGCCTG caGGATGCCTCCACTCCTCTCCTGCATCCACTCCCTACAGCTTTGGCATCTTGTCCTCCTGGTCTCAGCTGTCCCTCCTCCTGGCGTCTGGTCTCTTCGCTCTCGTGGCCCAGCTGCCGCTCGACCTCTCTGTGCCCGTCGGAGCCCCTCGGCATCGCGGCCCATTTGCATCTGGGACAGGACCTCACTGCCAGAGAGGGATTCTCGTTTTGCCTCGCCACGCCAGCGGGCCCTGGCACCCCGGGGGACAGAGCTGCGGCACGTTGTGCGGCTGAGGCGCCAGGCGGCGGGGGCCCGTCCCGCCACCCCGTCTGGGTTTGAGGACGGCATGCCCTCCTCCCAGTATCCCTGGGCAATCGTCTGGGGTCCCACGGTGTCggatgaggatggaggggacaccAACTCGGCCAACCCCGGCTTTCCACCGCTGGGATACACCTTTGTCTCGCCACACGGGATGGCAACAGCTCAGCCCAACTCCCACTCGCTCCTGCACAACGCGGGGCTCAACCTGCGTGAGACACCAGCcaccctgcggcccttcttgtttGGCCCCAGGGGGGAAG GTGTGGATCCCCAGCTGTACGTCACCATCACCATCTCCATCATCATTGTCCTGGTTGCCACTGGGATCATATTCAAGTTCTG CTGGGACCGTAATCAGAAACGCCGGCGCCACTCGGGGCAGCAAAGCAGTGGGAGGCAACAGGAGAGCCAGCAGCCCCTCACAGACCTCTCCCCCACCGCCGTCAGCATCCTGGGGCCCTACGGTGACTCCCTGGCCCCCACGCCTGAGGCAGAGGAGTCCAGGCAGGGCCAGGAGGGTGTGGAGAAACTGGGAGGTCATGGGAAGACCATGGCCTTCCAGCTCAACCG AATCCCTCTGGTGAACCTGTGA
- the PIANP gene encoding PILR alpha-associated neural protein isoform X3, with product MLGLETLNRTLCSKTSEEDDTGSLLNKDAVASEMEPSACRMPPLLSCIHSLQLWHLVLLVSAVPPPGVWSLRSRGPAAARPLCARRSPSASRPICIWDRTSLPERDSRFASPRQRALAPRGTELRHVVRLRRQAAGARPATPSGFEDGMPSSQYPWAIVWGPTVSDEDGGDTNSANPGFPPLGYTFVSPHGMATAQPNSHSLLHNAGLNLRETPATLRPFLFGPRGEGVDPQLYVTITISIIIVLVATGIIFKFCWDRNQKRRRHSGQQSSGRQQESQQPLTDLSPTAVSILGPYGDSLAPTPEAEESRQGQEGVEKLGGHGKTMAFQLNRIPLVNL from the exons ATGCTGGGTTTGGAGACCTTGAACCGGACTCTGTGCTCAAAGACGAG TGAAGAAGATGACACAGGCTCCTTGCTGAACAAAGACGCTGTTGCATCTGAGATGGAGCCCAGTGCCTG caGGATGCCTCCACTCCTCTCCTGCATCCACTCCCTACAGCTTTGGCATCTTGTCCTCCTGGTCTCAGCTGTCCCTCCTCCTGGCGTCTGGTCTCTTCGCTCTCGTGGCCCAGCTGCCGCTCGACCTCTCTGTGCCCGTCGGAGCCCCTCGGCATCGCGGCCCATTTGCATCTGGGACAGGACCTCACTGCCAGAGAGGGATTCTCGTTTTGCCTCGCCACGCCAGCGGGCCCTGGCACCCCGGGGGACAGAGCTGCGGCACGTTGTGCGGCTGAGGCGCCAGGCGGCGGGGGCCCGTCCCGCCACCCCGTCTGGGTTTGAGGACGGCATGCCCTCCTCCCAGTATCCCTGGGCAATCGTCTGGGGTCCCACGGTGTCggatgaggatggaggggacaccAACTCGGCCAACCCCGGCTTTCCACCGCTGGGATACACCTTTGTCTCGCCACACGGGATGGCAACAGCTCAGCCCAACTCCCACTCGCTCCTGCACAACGCGGGGCTCAACCTGCGTGAGACACCAGCcaccctgcggcccttcttgtttGGCCCCAGGGGGGAAG GTGTGGATCCCCAGCTGTACGTCACCATCACCATCTCCATCATCATTGTCCTGGTTGCCACTGGGATCATATTCAAGTTCTG CTGGGACCGTAATCAGAAACGCCGGCGCCACTCGGGGCAGCAAAGCAGTGGGAGGCAACAGGAGAGCCAGCAGCCCCTCACAGACCTCTCCCCCACCGCCGTCAGCATCCTGGGGCCCTACGGTGACTCCCTGGCCCCCACGCCTGAGGCAGAGGAGTCCAGGCAGGGCCAGGAGGGTGTGGAGAAACTGGGAGGTCATGGGAAGACCATGGCCTTCCAGCTCAACCG AATCCCTCTGGTGAACCTGTGA
- the PIANP gene encoding PILR alpha-associated neural protein isoform X4 produces the protein MEPSACRMPPLLSCIHSLQLWHLVLLVSAVPPPGVWSLRSRGPAAARPLCARRSPSASRPICIWDRTSLPERDSRFASPRQRALAPRGTELRHVVRLRRQAAGARPATPSGFEDGMPSSQYPWAIVWGPTVSDEDGGDTNSANPGFPPLGYTFVSPHGMATAQPNSHSLLHNAGLNLRETPATLRPFLFGPRGEGVDPQLYVTITISIIIVLVATGIIFKFCWDRNQKRRRHSGQQSSGRQQESQQPLTDLSPTAVSILGPYGDSLAPTPEAEESRQGQEGVEKLGGHGKTMAFQLNRIPLVNL, from the exons ATGGAGCCCAGTGCCTG caGGATGCCTCCACTCCTCTCCTGCATCCACTCCCTACAGCTTTGGCATCTTGTCCTCCTGGTCTCAGCTGTCCCTCCTCCTGGCGTCTGGTCTCTTCGCTCTCGTGGCCCAGCTGCCGCTCGACCTCTCTGTGCCCGTCGGAGCCCCTCGGCATCGCGGCCCATTTGCATCTGGGACAGGACCTCACTGCCAGAGAGGGATTCTCGTTTTGCCTCGCCACGCCAGCGGGCCCTGGCACCCCGGGGGACAGAGCTGCGGCACGTTGTGCGGCTGAGGCGCCAGGCGGCGGGGGCCCGTCCCGCCACCCCGTCTGGGTTTGAGGACGGCATGCCCTCCTCCCAGTATCCCTGGGCAATCGTCTGGGGTCCCACGGTGTCggatgaggatggaggggacaccAACTCGGCCAACCCCGGCTTTCCACCGCTGGGATACACCTTTGTCTCGCCACACGGGATGGCAACAGCTCAGCCCAACTCCCACTCGCTCCTGCACAACGCGGGGCTCAACCTGCGTGAGACACCAGCcaccctgcggcccttcttgtttGGCCCCAGGGGGGAAG GTGTGGATCCCCAGCTGTACGTCACCATCACCATCTCCATCATCATTGTCCTGGTTGCCACTGGGATCATATTCAAGTTCTG CTGGGACCGTAATCAGAAACGCCGGCGCCACTCGGGGCAGCAAAGCAGTGGGAGGCAACAGGAGAGCCAGCAGCCCCTCACAGACCTCTCCCCCACCGCCGTCAGCATCCTGGGGCCCTACGGTGACTCCCTGGCCCCCACGCCTGAGGCAGAGGAGTCCAGGCAGGGCCAGGAGGGTGTGGAGAAACTGGGAGGTCATGGGAAGACCATGGCCTTCCAGCTCAACCG AATCCCTCTGGTGAACCTGTGA